In Streptococcus sp. SN-1, a single genomic region encodes these proteins:
- a CDS encoding metallophosphoesterase, which produces MNHKIAILSDIHGNATALEAVIADAKNQGVSEYWLLGDIFLPGPGANDLVALLKDLPITTSVRGNWDDRVLEALDGEYGLEHPKEIQSMRMTQFLMEQMDPATIVWLRSLPLLEKKEIDGLRFSISHNLPNKNYGGDLLVENDTEKFDQLLDEETDVAVYGHVHKQLLRYGSQGQQIINPGSIGMPYFNWEALKNHRAQYAVIEVEDGELVNILFRKVAYDYEAELELAKSKGLPFIEMYEELRREDNYQGHNLELLASLIEKHGYVEDVKDYFDFL; this is translated from the coding sequence ATGAATCATAAAATCGCAATTTTATCAGATATTCATGGCAATGCTACAGCCTTAGAAGCAGTGATTGCAGATGCTAAAAATCAAGGAGTCAGTGAGTACTGGCTTCTGGGAGATATTTTTCTTCCTGGTCCAGGTGCAAATGACTTGGTAGCCCTGCTAAAGGACCTTCCTATCACAACCAGTGTTCGAGGCAATTGGGATGATCGTGTCCTTGAGGCCTTGGATGGCGAATATGGTTTGGAACATCCGAAAGAAATCCAGTCAATGCGCATGACCCAGTTTTTGATGGAGCAAATGGATCCTGCAACGATTGTCTGGCTACGAAGCTTGCCTTTGCTGGAAAAGAAAGAAATTGACGGATTGCGCTTTTCTATCTCTCATAATTTGCCAAATAAGAACTATGGTGGTGACTTGCTAGTTGAGAATGATACAGAGAAATTTGACCAACTGCTAGATGAGGAAACGGACGTGGCAGTCTATGGTCATGTTCACAAGCAGTTGCTTCGTTATGGTAGTCAAGGGCAACAAATCATCAATCCAGGTTCGATTGGTATGCCCTATTTTAATTGGGAGGCGTTAAAAAATCACCGTGCCCAGTATGCCGTGATAGAGGTTGAAGATGGGGAATTGGTAAATATCCTATTTCGTAAAGTTGCTTATGATTACGAGGCTGAGTTAGAATTGGCCAAGTCCAAGGGGCTTCCCTTTATCGAAATGTATGAAGAATTACGTCGTGAAGATAACTATCAGGGACACAATCTGGAACTCTTAGCCAGCTTAATAGAAAAGCATGGGTATGTAGAGGATGTGAAAGATTATTTTGATTTTTTGTAA